A window of Melopsittacus undulatus isolate bMelUnd1 chromosome 2, bMelUnd1.mat.Z, whole genome shotgun sequence contains these coding sequences:
- the CD58 gene encoding LOW QUALITY PROTEIN: lymphocyte function-associated antigen 3 (The sequence of the model RefSeq protein was modified relative to this genomic sequence to represent the inferred CDS: deleted 1 base in 1 codon): MPGYSRSLCDLHSCGAWEGEQHLQDLFGIVGENFTFPVNIEKNPEEIVWTKNKDKVAEWEEQNTTYFSSFRDRSFLNEENGCLTIFNLQNSDAGVYELDYFITQKESSSLTFMLHVLPPPSEPEISCNDSGDTFVLKFPKPLYYTWKLNGIPPIVHHIPEVFIPKEDVGASTKAVYFIKFSQTEKSSEISLTQCLSGKKCNEPSMGYR, from the exons ATGCCGGGATATTCTCGCTCTCTCTGTGATTTACATTCGTGCGGCGCTTGGGAGGGTGAGCAGCATTTGCAA GACCTGTTTGGCATCGTGGGAGAAAATTTTACTTTTCCAGTgaatatagaaaaaaac ccagaggaAATAGTTTGGACAAAAAACAAGGATAAAGTGGCGGAATGGGAAGAACAAAACAcgacatatttttcttctttccgTGACAGAAGCTTCCTTAATGAGGAGAATGGCTGCTTGACTATATTTAACTTGCAGAACAGTGATGCTGGCGTATATGAATTGGATTACTTCATTACTCAGAAAGAAAGTTCTTCCTTAACCTTCATGCTTCATGTGCTAC CTCCCCCTTCAGAACCTGAGATAAGTTGTAATGACAGCGGGGATACCTTTGTGTTGAAATTCCCAAAGCCTCTGTATTACACATGGAAGTTGAATGGCATACCACCAATTGTTCATCACATCCCAGAAGTTTTCATCCCGAAGGAGGATGTTGGTGCTTCCACAAAAGCTGTGTACTTCATTAAGTTCTCTCAAACAGAAAAGAGCTCTGAAATCTCTTTGACCCAGTGCTTATCAGGTAAAAAATGTAATGAACCCTCCATGGGCTACAGGTGA
- the LOC101876547 gene encoding trypsin I-P38-like, with product MKYILLVALLGVAVAFPVNNDDDDKIVGGYTCARNSVPFQVSLNSGYHFCGGSLISSQWVLTAAHCYKYSMQVQLGKHNLAVTESTQQVIRASRMIRHPGFNSNTLDNDIMLIKLATPAQLNEAVQTVSLPTRCPSTGTECIISGWGNTRSSGSAYPDTLQCLNAPVLSASACRNAYPGDITSNMICVGFLEGGRDSCQGDSGGPVVCNGQLQGIVSWGLGCALEGYPGVYTKVCNYVSWIRETIAAN from the exons ATGAAATACATACTGCTTGTAGCCTTGCTTGGCGTGGCGG TTGCCTTCCCCGTCaacaatgatgatgatgacaagATTGTTGGAGGCTACACCTGTGCACGGAACTCTGTCCCATTCCAGGTGTCCCTGAACTCTGGGTATCACTTCTGTGGAGGCTCCCTTATCAGCAGCCAGTGGGTCCTGACAGCAGCTCACTGCTACAAGTA ttCCATGCAAGTGCAGCTTGGGAAGCATAACCTGGCCGTCACAGAATCAACACAGCAGGTGATCAGAGCATCTAGAATGATCCGCCACCCTGGTTTCAATTCCAACACGCTGGACAATGACATTATGCTCATCAAGCTTGCCACACCAGCACAGCTCAATGAAGCTGTACAAACAGTTTCTCTGCCTACCCGCTGTCCGTCCACAGGCACCGAATGTATCATCTCTGGCTGGGGAAACACACGCAGCAGTGGCA GTGCGTATCCAGATACCTTGCAGTGCCTGAATGCTCCTGTACTCTCCGCAAGTGCATGCAGGAATGCCTACCCTGGGGATATTACAAGTAACATGATATGTGTAGGATTcctggagggaggaagagactCTTGCCAG GGGGATTCCGGTGGTCCAGTAGTCTGCAATGGGCAGCTCCAGGGCATTGTTTCCTGGGGTCTTGGATGCGCACTGGAAGGCTACCCCGGGGTTTACACTAAGGTCTGCAATTACGTGTCCTGGATCCGAGAGACTATTGCAGCCAACTGA